The Accipiter gentilis chromosome 7, bAccGen1.1, whole genome shotgun sequence genome includes a region encoding these proteins:
- the LOC126041049 gene encoding derlin-2-like — protein sequence MAYQGFAQEYLGMPAVTRAYTTACVLTTAAVQLEFITPFQLYFNPDLIFRKFQIWRLITNFLFFGPLGFSFFFNMIFLYRYCRMLEEGSFRGRTADFVFMFLFGGFLMTLFGLFASLFFLGQAFTIMLVYVWSRRNPYIRMNFFGLLNFQAPFLPWVLMGFSLLLGNSIIIDLLGIAVGHIYYFLEDVFPNQPGGKKLLLTPGFLKMVFDTPEEDPNYNPLPEDRPENQPREQDQNQQQHPQ from the exons ATGGCCTACCAGGGCTTCGCGCAGGAGTACCTGGGCATGCCGGCCGTGACGCGGGCCTACACCACCGCCTGCGTGCTCACCACCGCCGCCGTG CAGCTGGAGTTCATCACCCCCTTCCAGCTGTACTTCAACCCCGACCTCATCTTCAGGAAGTTCCAG atATGGAGGCTGATCACCAACTTCCTCTTTTTTGGGCCCCTGggattcagtttctttttcaacaTGATATTTCT GTACAGGTACTGCCGCATGCTAGAAGAAGGCTCCTTCCGTGGAAGGACGGCTGACTTTGTCTTCATGTTCCTCTTTGGAGGGTTTCTCATGACA CTATTTGGACTCTTTGCCAGCCTGTTTTTCCTGGGCCAGGCTTTCACCATCATGCTGGTGTATGTGTGGAGTCGCAGGAACCCATACATCCGCATGAACTTCTTTGGGCTTCTTAACTTCCAGGCCCCCTTCTTGCCCTGGGTCCTGATGGGATTCTCTCTGCTCCTGGGCAACTCCATCATCATCGACTTACTGG GGATTGCAGTGGGTCACATCTATTATTTCTTGGAAGATGTTTTCCCCAACCAGCCTGGAGGAAAGAAGTTGCTGTTAACCCCTGGCTTCCT GAAGATGGTATTTGACACACCTGAAGAGGATCCCAACTATAACCCTCTCCCTGAGGATCGTCCAGAAAACCAACCTAGAGAACAAGACCAGAACCAGCAGCAGCATCCACAGTAA